One window of Alkaliphilus metalliredigens QYMF genomic DNA carries:
- the glnA gene encoding type I glutamate--ammonia ligase, which translates to MNHKEALLKKAKELEVEFIHLQFTDILGVMKNVSITIEQLEKALDNEIMFDGSSIDGFVRIEESDMYLAPDLSTFIVLPWTDSPREARLICNVYKTDGTPFHGCPRNALKKVVKEALDMGYTINIGPECEFFLFHTDEKGEPSLQTHDNAGYFDLAPVDLGGNARKDMTMTLKQMGFEIEASHHEVAPGQHEIDFKYADALVTADRIMTFKMVVRIIAQRHGLHATFMPKPKFGINGSGMHINMSLETMDGKNAFYDDKDKLKLSKVAYHFLAGVLKQAKGFAAVTNPTVNSYKRLIPGYEAPVLIAWSASNRSPLVRIPAKRGNSTRIELRNPDPSANPYLALAAVLKSGIDGIKNEIDPPKPVDSNVYDMDELEMKEKGIEGLPANLYEAVKMLSTNEVVKEALGQHIFKKLTGAALYEWNEYSKDVSQWEINRYLRKY; encoded by the coding sequence ATGAATCATAAGGAAGCGCTTTTGAAAAAAGCCAAGGAACTAGAGGTGGAGTTTATCCACTTACAATTCACTGATATTTTAGGTGTCATGAAAAACGTGTCTATTACGATTGAACAACTGGAAAAGGCTCTAGACAATGAAATTATGTTTGATGGTTCTTCTATTGATGGTTTTGTAAGAATTGAAGAATCGGATATGTATTTAGCACCTGATTTATCAACTTTTATTGTGCTGCCATGGACCGATAGTCCACGAGAGGCAAGGTTAATATGTAACGTCTATAAAACCGATGGAACGCCATTTCATGGATGTCCAAGAAATGCATTAAAGAAGGTAGTGAAGGAAGCATTAGATATGGGATATACAATTAATATTGGTCCGGAATGCGAGTTTTTCTTATTCCATACAGATGAGAAGGGTGAACCCTCTCTTCAAACCCACGATAATGCGGGATACTTTGATTTAGCCCCTGTGGACCTAGGTGGTAATGCTCGAAAGGATATGACAATGACCTTAAAGCAAATGGGATTTGAAATCGAAGCCTCTCATCATGAAGTGGCCCCTGGACAGCACGAAATTGATTTCAAGTATGCCGATGCCCTAGTAACAGCAGATAGAATTATGACCTTCAAAATGGTTGTACGAATTATCGCCCAAAGACATGGGCTGCATGCCACATTTATGCCAAAACCCAAGTTTGGAATCAATGGTTCTGGAATGCATATCAATATGTCCTTGGAAACAATGGATGGCAAAAACGCTTTTTATGATGACAAGGATAAATTGAAACTGTCAAAGGTAGCATATCACTTCCTAGCTGGGGTATTGAAGCAGGCAAAAGGGTTTGCCGCTGTAACAAACCCCACTGTCAATTCATATAAAAGGCTTATCCCAGGATATGAAGCGCCAGTGTTGATTGCATGGTCAGCCAGTAACAGAAGTCCCTTGGTGAGGATACCAGCTAAGAGAGGGAATTCTACAAGGATTGAATTAAGAAATCCAGATCCATCGGCAAATCCATATTTAGCATTAGCTGCTGTTTTAAAGTCCGGGATAGATGGCATTAAAAATGAAATTGATCCTCCCAAGCCAGTGGATAGCAATGTTTATGACATGGATGAACTTGAAATGAAAGAGAAAGGAATAGAAGGGTTACCAGCAAACCTATATGAAGCAGTTAAAATGCTTTCTACAAATGAGGTGGTTAAAGAGGCCCTTGGACAGCATATATTTAAGAAACTTACTGGAGCAGCACTATATGAATGGAATGAATACTCAAAGGATGTTTCCCAATGGGAGATAAATCGATATTTGAGAAAGTACTAG
- the gatB gene encoding Asp-tRNA(Asn)/Glu-tRNA(Gln) amidotransferase subunit GatB: MFETIIGLEIHVELNTKSKIFCACSTEFGAPPNGNTCPICTGLPGTLPVLNEEAVKLAIRAGKALNCEINTINKFDRKNYFYPDLPKAYQVSQFDLPICEKGFIDIDVAGQQKRINLTRIHLEEDAGKLIHMEDQPLTLVDYNRTGVPLIEIVTEPDMRSAQEATTFLKALKAILEYAEISDCKMEQGSLRCDANISIRKIGQVKLNTRVEIKNINSFKEILKAIQKEEKRQRELYSFGEEYKIKQETRKWDSAKGKTVPMRSKEDAHDYRYFPEPDLLPVVIKEEQIQAISKGLPELPEKKRERFLKVYELSEKEIDILIAQKPLAEYFEEVVDLGTNPKEAANWIIGELLRALKEREEEAIPIKSEYLAGLIDIIDEGKISRSIGKEVFEELINTDKSPEEIIQERGLSQISGTDELHKIITDILSKNPQAIEDYKSGKAQAFGFLMGQTMKASKGKANPQSTKKILEERLGQL; the protein is encoded by the coding sequence ATGTTTGAGACGATTATAGGACTTGAAATACATGTAGAACTCAATACAAAATCCAAAATATTTTGTGCTTGTTCCACTGAATTTGGTGCACCTCCCAATGGCAACACATGTCCAATTTGTACGGGTCTACCGGGAACATTACCTGTACTCAATGAGGAAGCTGTTAAGCTTGCAATCAGAGCAGGAAAGGCATTGAATTGTGAGATTAACACCATCAATAAGTTTGATAGGAAAAATTATTTCTACCCAGACCTTCCAAAGGCCTATCAAGTTTCTCAGTTTGACCTACCTATATGTGAAAAGGGCTTCATAGACATCGATGTAGCGGGACAGCAGAAAAGGATTAATCTCACAAGAATTCACTTAGAGGAAGATGCTGGGAAGCTCATTCACATGGAGGATCAACCCCTTACCCTGGTGGATTACAATAGAACAGGGGTACCATTAATTGAAATTGTGACAGAACCTGATATGAGATCCGCCCAGGAGGCAACGACCTTTCTGAAAGCATTAAAGGCCATATTAGAGTACGCAGAAATCTCTGATTGCAAAATGGAACAAGGATCATTGAGATGTGATGCCAACATATCCATTCGAAAAATCGGTCAAGTGAAATTGAATACTAGGGTAGAGATTAAAAATATAAACTCCTTCAAGGAGATTTTAAAAGCGATCCAAAAAGAAGAAAAGAGGCAACGAGAGCTCTATAGTTTTGGAGAGGAATACAAAATAAAGCAAGAGACAAGAAAGTGGGATAGTGCTAAAGGCAAGACCGTGCCCATGAGATCCAAGGAAGATGCCCATGATTATCGATATTTTCCTGAACCCGACTTACTTCCTGTTGTCATTAAGGAGGAGCAAATCCAAGCCATTAGCAAAGGGCTTCCTGAGCTACCAGAGAAAAAAAGAGAAAGATTTTTAAAAGTGTATGAACTAAGCGAAAAGGAAATAGACATATTGATTGCTCAAAAACCACTGGCAGAATACTTTGAAGAGGTTGTGGATTTAGGTACAAATCCTAAGGAAGCGGCTAATTGGATAATTGGTGAGTTGTTAAGAGCATTGAAGGAAAGAGAAGAGGAAGCCATACCAATTAAAAGTGAATATCTCGCTGGTTTAATAGACATCATTGATGAAGGTAAAATCAGTCGTTCCATAGGTAAAGAAGTATTTGAGGAATTGATCAATACTGATAAAAGTCCTGAAGAAATAATACAAGAAAGAGGACTCAGTCAAATTAGTGGAACCGATGAACTTCACAAAATCATTACAGATATACTTTCTAAAAATCCCCAGGCCATTGAAGATTATAAAAGTGGTAAGGCCCAGGCCTTTGGTTTTCTAATGGGGCAAACGATGAAGGCTTCTAAAGGCAAGGCCAATCCTCAATCCACAAAGAAGATTTTGGAAGAGAGATTAGGGCAATTATGA